A genomic window from Archaeoglobus neptunius includes:
- a CDS encoding haloacid dehalogenase-like hydrolase — translation MFFTDWEGPWILTDFALELTMAVFNNERFFRNLSLYDDYLAYEVKKEGYEAGYTVKLLVPFIAAADITEARLANIAELTAKFVPDASEAMRRLQKMWKPVVISTSYRQYLEETASMIGVEGYLHGTDVSFDRIKISSELRSYLISTVDKIAGLKGEELFRFLDDLFSTPEIEEIVSSVRAVGAGEKAEILRCYCEEYSIEFPVAIGDSISDYKMFEVARKLGGVAVAFNGNEYALKHADIAIVSSTAMSEAAVVELLLRRGMVDSAIHSACAGLRETEIYIMSDSDYREVLEKSKRMRVRLRGFAGELG, via the coding sequence ATGTTCTTCACGGACTGGGAAGGGCCATGGATACTGACGGACTTTGCGTTGGAGCTGACAATGGCAGTTTTCAACAATGAGCGCTTTTTCAGAAATCTGAGCCTTTATGATGACTATCTTGCCTACGAGGTAAAGAAAGAGGGTTATGAGGCAGGTTATACGGTAAAGCTTCTCGTGCCCTTTATCGCTGCGGCTGATATCACAGAGGCCAGACTTGCAAATATTGCTGAGTTGACAGCAAAATTTGTTCCCGACGCAAGTGAGGCCATGAGAAGGTTGCAGAAAATGTGGAAGCCCGTGGTGATCTCAACAAGTTACAGACAGTACCTTGAAGAGACTGCCTCAATGATTGGCGTCGAAGGATACCTGCACGGTACGGATGTCAGCTTTGACAGAATAAAAATATCATCTGAGTTGAGATCGTATTTGATTTCGACTGTAGATAAAATTGCAGGTTTGAAGGGAGAGGAGCTTTTCAGATTCCTCGACGACCTCTTCTCAACTCCCGAAATTGAAGAAATCGTGAGCAGTGTGAGGGCTGTGGGTGCAGGAGAGAAAGCTGAAATTTTAAGATGTTACTGCGAGGAGTACAGTATTGAGTTTCCAGTTGCCATTGGAGACAGCATCTCGGACTACAAGATGTTCGAAGTAGCTAGAAAACTGGGTGGTGTGGCGGTGGCCTTTAACGGCAATGAATATGCCCTTAAACATGCAGACATTGCGATAGTAAGTTCAACTGCCATGAGTGAGGCTGCTGTAGTTGAACTTTTGCTTCGGAGGGGAATGGTCGATTCTGCTATACATTCTGCATGTGCCGGTCTCCGTGAAACCGAAATATATATTATGAGTGATTCCGACTACAGGGAAGTTCTTGAAAAATCGAAAAGGATGAGAGTGAGACTGAGGGGTTTTGCCGGAGAGTTGGGGTGA
- a CDS encoding flavodoxin family protein, whose product MKAVGILGSPRKYGNTSKMLDATLEEMEERGFEVEKVYLMGKKINYCIGCGTCLAKGECIQKDDMEEIKRKIVESDAVVLASPVYYLNITGQMKTFIDRMLPYGHRPTLTGKYGGAVTVYAGVGRPEEVAAYLNRVLKAWGVIPVGYAVGYGVTPGDVGENDVERARQLGRRIAEAFEEGYRAEVTSEDIELQKQLLELIKKYGKLMKADYEFWKEKGIL is encoded by the coding sequence TTGAAGGCTGTTGGAATTCTCGGATCGCCGAGAAAGTATGGAAATACGTCAAAGATGCTTGATGCAACACTGGAGGAAATGGAAGAGCGGGGCTTTGAGGTGGAAAAAGTGTATCTGATGGGAAAAAAGATAAACTACTGTATTGGATGCGGAACCTGCCTTGCAAAGGGGGAGTGCATTCAAAAAGACGATATGGAGGAGATCAAGAGGAAGATCGTGGAGAGCGATGCAGTAGTTCTTGCATCTCCGGTATACTATCTTAACATTACCGGTCAGATGAAAACGTTTATTGACAGAATGCTACCGTACGGACATAGACCGACACTAACAGGGAAGTATGGTGGAGCAGTAACGGTGTATGCCGGTGTTGGAAGACCGGAAGAGGTTGCAGCGTATCTGAACAGAGTTCTGAAAGCCTGGGGTGTAATTCCTGTTGGATATGCCGTTGGATATGGTGTAACTCCGGGAGACGTTGGTGAGAATGATGTCGAAAGAGCCAGGCAGCTTGGGAGAAGAATAGCTGAAGCCTTTGAAGAAGGGTACAGGGCAGAGGTTACGAGCGAGGACATCGAGCTGCAAAAACAGCTTCTTGAACTGATCAAAAAATATGGAAAATTGATGAAAGCAGATTATGAGTTCTGGAAGGAGAAGGGAATTCTCTAA
- the rtcA gene encoding RNA 3'-terminal phosphate cyclase: MIEIDGSYGEGGGQILRTAIALSCVTGEAVRIVRIRANRPKPGLAAQHLRGIEAAKMISGAEVEGLRPGSTEVIFKPGKIRGGDVRVNIGTAGSITLIFQSILLPLVFAEQRSTVTVTGGTDVAWSPPVDYFRHVTLRALRDMGLDCHVKVLRRGYYPKGGGVVRLLVEPGRLKGKKFKKAHEKAYGVSHCQNLPEHVAERQAKAATDYLAAKGIDAEIKIEVLRGHSTGSGITLWSGYKGGSALGERGKRAEVVGKEAAEKFYYEFSNPASFDCHLADQILPFASMADGVTEYTTSKITLHLRSNAYVVNSFFANAVEIDEERKRIKIRGRF; the protein is encoded by the coding sequence GTGATCGAGATAGACGGCAGTTACGGGGAAGGTGGGGGTCAGATTTTAAGAACGGCAATAGCGCTCTCCTGTGTAACTGGAGAGGCAGTGAGAATAGTGAGAATAAGAGCAAACCGTCCAAAACCGGGCCTGGCAGCCCAGCATCTCAGAGGAATTGAGGCGGCAAAAATGATCTCCGGTGCTGAGGTTGAAGGGCTCAGGCCGGGATCAACCGAGGTCATCTTCAAACCGGGAAAAATTAGAGGCGGAGATGTAAGGGTGAACATAGGAACTGCCGGTAGCATAACTCTCATTTTCCAGTCAATATTGCTTCCTCTGGTTTTTGCAGAGCAGAGAAGTACTGTTACGGTTACTGGCGGTACCGATGTCGCATGGTCTCCTCCTGTAGACTACTTTCGGCACGTTACACTGCGAGCACTGAGAGATATGGGACTTGATTGCCATGTCAAAGTTCTCAGAAGGGGTTACTATCCTAAAGGCGGAGGGGTGGTAAGGCTCCTTGTTGAACCGGGCAGGTTAAAAGGTAAAAAATTCAAAAAAGCCCATGAGAAGGCTTATGGCGTAAGTCACTGTCAGAATCTGCCTGAACATGTGGCTGAGAGGCAGGCAAAAGCTGCAACGGACTATCTTGCAGCTAAAGGGATAGATGCCGAGATAAAAATTGAGGTGCTTAGAGGCCACTCGACCGGCAGCGGAATAACGCTCTGGAGCGGGTACAAGGGAGGCAGCGCTCTTGGAGAGAGAGGGAAAAGGGCGGAGGTCGTGGGTAAAGAAGCTGCTGAGAAATTCTACTATGAATTTTCAAATCCAGCCTCTTTCGACTGCCATCTGGCAGATCAGATACTCCCATTCGCTTCAATGGCAGACGGAGTGACGGAATACACAACCAGTAAAATTACACTGCACTTGAGAAGTAATGCTTACGTAGTTAACAGCTTTTTCGCAAACGCAGTGGAAATTGATGAGGAGAGAAAAAGAATAAAAATCAGGGGACGATTTTAG
- a CDS encoding TM7S3/TM198-like domain-containing protein, translated as MQPVELAEILTSQWTVLTSMIIVGLILCFVGYRIFRYYSAAIGFLVGELVGIYVVIEFYGNALIAILLSAIAGAILFGLVYELGVIVTGAAFGYFLGLYLLPNYPIYAYVLGGLFAFTNLFVERPLTVLITSVFGSAFVVLATQMAITGMHIYDVLNDPRLVLDLMVSNIFMDLLWFTLVLTGIITQFVLYKEERKEEG; from the coding sequence ATGCAGCCAGTAGAACTGGCTGAAATCCTAACCAGCCAGTGGACGGTTCTCACCTCAATGATCATAGTCGGTTTGATACTCTGCTTTGTGGGGTACAGAATCTTCAGATATTATTCCGCAGCAATTGGATTTCTCGTCGGTGAGCTGGTCGGAATCTACGTCGTGATAGAGTTTTATGGAAATGCCCTGATAGCAATCCTCCTCTCAGCAATCGCAGGAGCCATACTTTTTGGACTTGTCTACGAGCTTGGCGTGATCGTTACCGGAGCGGCATTTGGATATTTTCTTGGTCTGTACCTCCTTCCAAATTACCCAATTTACGCATACGTTCTTGGAGGGCTGTTTGCATTCACAAATCTGTTCGTTGAAAGACCTCTTACAGTTCTGATAACGTCAGTTTTCGGATCAGCTTTCGTTGTACTTGCCACACAAATGGCGATAACTGGAATGCACATATATGACGTCCTTAATGATCCCAGGTTGGTTTTGGATCTGATGGTGTCGAACATATTCATGGACCTCCTCTGGTTCACACTCGTACTCACCGGAATAATCACTCAATTCGTGCTTTATAAAGAAGAGAGGAAGGAAGAAGGATAA
- a CDS encoding endonuclease dU, whose translation MKKWRFLGVDDSFDDERCCLVGCVTCDSYVEGFMYAEIEIDGLDATEKLIGMIKKSKFREQLKCIFLPGITFGGFNMVDIVQVFEQTGIPVVVVMRRMPEMSEFISAIENLNDAKMRRYIIERAGKIHRINHIYVQLAGLSVEESRKLLKVSCLKGNMPEAVRIAHLAASAIIHGESRGKV comes from the coding sequence ATGAAGAAATGGAGGTTTCTCGGCGTCGATGACAGCTTCGATGATGAAAGGTGCTGTCTTGTTGGTTGTGTTACATGCGACAGCTACGTCGAGGGTTTCATGTACGCCGAAATAGAAATTGACGGTCTCGATGCAACTGAGAAGCTGATCGGAATGATAAAAAAATCAAAATTCAGAGAACAGTTGAAATGCATTTTCCTGCCGGGTATAACCTTTGGCGGTTTCAACATGGTGGATATAGTGCAGGTTTTTGAGCAGACCGGGATTCCGGTTGTGGTGGTTATGAGGCGGATGCCTGAAATGAGTGAATTCATCTCAGCAATAGAAAATCTGAACGATGCAAAAATGAGAAGGTATATTATCGAAAGAGCCGGCAAAATCCACCGCATAAACCATATTTACGTCCAGCTTGCGGGATTGAGTGTAGAGGAGTCTCGAAAATTGCTGAAGGTAAGCTGTCTGAAAGGAAACATGCCGGAAGCTGTTAGAATCGCCCATCTCGCCGCTTCAGCCATAATCCACGGCGAATCGAGGGGTAAAGTGTAA
- a CDS encoding HD domain-containing protein, whose protein sequence is MDDLVKFIHEAGSLKLTPRSGWLKLGIKLPESVAEHSFRTALIAFILVLKSEGDVNKAFKAATAAIFHDLHETRTMDLHKIAREYVRADEGRAIEDQISRLGVKLEFSDVEDYLRDADKLELAFQAVEYASLSPNAIEFAENIELKTDVARGLYNALMDRRDPKWWK, encoded by the coding sequence ATGGATGATCTGGTTAAATTCATACATGAAGCAGGTTCTTTGAAGTTAACGCCCAGGTCAGGCTGGTTAAAGCTCGGGATAAAGCTCCCTGAGAGTGTTGCGGAGCATAGTTTCAGAACGGCTTTGATTGCGTTCATCCTTGTTTTAAAAAGCGAAGGAGATGTAAACAAGGCCTTTAAAGCTGCTACGGCTGCGATTTTCCATGACCTGCATGAAACGAGAACGATGGATCTGCACAAAATTGCCAGGGAGTATGTGAGAGCAGATGAGGGTAGGGCGATTGAGGATCAGATCTCAAGACTGGGAGTTAAACTTGAATTTTCGGATGTCGAGGACTATTTGAGGGATGCGGACAAGCTTGAGCTTGCATTTCAGGCTGTTGAGTACGCTAGCCTTTCTCCTAACGCAATAGAATTTGCAGAAAATATTGAATTGAAGACTGACGTTGCCAGGGGGCTCTACAATGCGCTGATGGATAGGAGAGATCCGAAATGGTGGAAATGA
- a CDS encoding Mut7-C RNAse domain-containing protein — translation MVEMKFLTDRMLGKLTTWLRISGYDTLCIADVDVIGDEDDFMVENFRDRILLTKDKRLYEKCVKNGRNAFLITSNDVLGQMKEIKSLGVKFQLVMNRCSVCNSELRKPSVEEALEVIRTENLSEDMLDFELWYCGKCNKLYWMGGHWKNMSRFIRKVEED, via the coding sequence ATGGTGGAAATGAAGTTTTTAACAGACAGAATGCTTGGGAAGCTCACGACATGGTTAAGAATTTCCGGTTACGATACGCTCTGCATTGCAGATGTTGATGTGATAGGAGATGAAGATGATTTTATGGTTGAAAACTTCAGAGACAGAATTTTACTAACAAAAGATAAAAGACTGTACGAAAAATGCGTGAAAAATGGTAGAAACGCATTTCTGATAACCTCAAATGACGTTCTGGGACAGATGAAAGAAATAAAGAGTTTGGGGGTGAAATTTCAGCTTGTAATGAACAGATGCAGTGTATGCAACTCCGAACTTCGAAAACCGAGTGTTGAGGAAGCTTTAGAGGTTATCCGGACTGAAAATCTGTCGGAAGACATGCTCGACTTTGAGCTGTGGTACTGCGGGAAATGCAATAAACTGTACTGGATGGGAGGGCACTGGAAAAATATGAGCAGGTTTATAAGAAAAGTTGAGGAGGACTAA
- a CDS encoding 50S ribosomal protein L40e has translation MARFPEAEARLFNVKICMRCNARNPIKAKVCRKCGYKGLRPKSKERKGR, from the coding sequence ATGGCAAGATTCCCAGAGGCTGAGGCAAGGCTGTTCAACGTAAAAATATGCATGAGGTGTAATGCGAGGAATCCCATTAAGGCGAAGGTATGCAGGAAGTGCGGCTACAAGGGACTGAGGCCGAAGTCGAAGGAGAGGAAGGGCAGGTAA
- a CDS encoding helix-turn-helix domain-containing protein, with protein sequence MYLLKVRVDQHRCSLAVASKRCPIRAEIISYILLNDEDALFLVRTADSENVTEYIKEVERHKNTKFIQVLEKTPIEASFVAVVSDTTGIKAFESSYCFIKPPILVEDGSKIYEIIVPSTSYLPKAYANLDKVGSWKILEIKNIGERKAGLTEAQKKVLKVAYDLGYFSERRDVTISDIAMALGIAKSTAHKHLKIAISKLVEKYIQEKELEKSLLI encoded by the coding sequence ATGTATCTTCTCAAAGTCAGGGTTGATCAGCACAGATGCTCTCTTGCGGTTGCGAGTAAAAGATGTCCCATACGGGCAGAAATAATATCCTACATATTGCTGAATGACGAGGATGCTCTCTTTTTGGTCAGAACTGCTGATTCTGAAAACGTTACCGAGTATATTAAGGAGGTTGAAAGGCATAAAAACACCAAATTTATACAGGTGCTCGAAAAAACCCCGATAGAGGCGAGCTTTGTTGCCGTTGTAAGCGACACCACCGGTATAAAGGCGTTTGAAAGTTCGTATTGCTTCATAAAACCTCCCATACTGGTGGAGGACGGAAGCAAGATCTACGAGATAATTGTACCCAGCACCAGTTATCTGCCGAAGGCGTATGCGAATCTGGACAAGGTGGGCAGTTGGAAAATACTGGAAATAAAAAATATCGGTGAGAGGAAGGCGGGTTTAACTGAGGCTCAGAAGAAGGTGCTGAAAGTTGCTTACGATCTCGGGTACTTTTCTGAGCGAAGGGACGTTACGATCAGCGATATCGCAATGGCTCTTGGCATAGCCAAGAGCACGGCACATAAACACCTCAAGATAGCTATTTCAAAACTTGTGGAAAAGTATATTCAGGAGAAGGAACTTGAAAAATCGCTGCTGATATAG
- a CDS encoding DUF2193 domain-containing protein → MAEEVIEKMVKEAMAAQWADVNVVKEKRGGEFVIDDVKPYVDAVNKMKAVGNQSKAVIRLHVDSVNAHYEILKSLTKTVRPEDDPFVEHYQTPAIMEILYEEDESFRKSIDKFIEAIEKAEALIGREVVRRYGGFYGPTCVVDFALIPGSTSNIVNRILQTVELPKEHAQAILASKSWGMNTSYGFGEVFANEIEKGATLSDAIRKEIEMIKLVYDQPTEAQAKLMDEHGHESFDVRKYMSEYKNRMKGAVKEAMDDGVHYGNIVTVPAYCVGDAAHHIAQSTFNMCKDDVVMAVIEATSSVMDTTLNSNLDRFKNEYQPLSVATGSGAVAVEYILELDGFTAPMIVDLLTKRFHNYVQLYPTRGAAAELHNHDFMDMIYRGWKYIDQARRNRNGLSEKLVPKVAGFEVNLDPIHENEVLMNPQRYAYPGCAISVRFSALMRLADYPCLLTSEPVTATMMTNIIALHKETPASPARVCKDCATAALVDFRHAYCQWREAV, encoded by the coding sequence ATGGCAGAAGAAGTAATTGAGAAAATGGTTAAGGAGGCCATGGCTGCCCAGTGGGCGGATGTAAACGTGGTAAAAGAGAAACGAGGTGGGGAATTCGTCATTGACGATGTTAAACCCTACGTGGATGCTGTGAATAAGATGAAGGCGGTGGGGAATCAGAGTAAAGCTGTCATCAGGCTTCACGTTGACAGCGTGAATGCGCATTATGAGATTCTGAAAAGCCTGACAAAAACTGTAAGGCCAGAAGACGACCCATTTGTGGAGCACTACCAGACACCGGCAATCATGGAAATTCTGTACGAGGAGGATGAAAGCTTCAGAAAAAGCATAGATAAGTTTATCGAGGCAATTGAGAAGGCCGAAGCTCTGATCGGCCGTGAGGTTGTGAGAAGGTACGGTGGATTTTACGGACCAACATGTGTTGTTGACTTTGCCCTTATTCCGGGAAGCACGAGCAACATCGTAAACAGAATACTGCAGACAGTCGAGCTACCAAAAGAACACGCTCAGGCAATCCTTGCTTCGAAATCATGGGGGATGAACACATCATATGGTTTCGGCGAGGTTTTTGCAAATGAAATTGAAAAGGGTGCGACACTCAGCGATGCGATAAGAAAAGAGATTGAGATGATCAAGCTTGTTTATGATCAGCCAACGGAGGCGCAGGCAAAGTTGATGGATGAGCACGGTCATGAGAGCTTTGATGTAAGAAAGTACATGTCGGAATACAAGAACAGGATGAAGGGGGCAGTGAAGGAGGCCATGGACGATGGTGTACACTATGGCAACATCGTAACTGTTCCTGCATACTGTGTCGGAGATGCAGCTCACCACATTGCCCAGTCGACATTCAACATGTGCAAGGATGACGTTGTGATGGCAGTCATTGAGGCAACGAGTAGTGTTATGGACACAACGCTGAACTCAAATCTGGACAGGTTCAAGAATGAGTACCAGCCTTTGAGTGTAGCGACGGGTTCTGGAGCTGTTGCTGTGGAGTACATTCTGGAACTTGATGGATTCACCGCACCGATGATTGTCGATCTGCTGACAAAGAGGTTCCACAACTATGTCCAGCTTTATCCCACAAGGGGTGCAGCAGCAGAGCTGCACAACCACGACTTCATGGACATGATTTACAGAGGATGGAAATACATCGATCAGGCGAGAAGAAACAGAAATGGCCTCTCTGAAAAGCTGGTGCCAAAGGTTGCAGGGTTTGAGGTTAACCTTGATCCGATACACGAGAATGAAGTGCTGATGAACCCGCAGCGCTATGCGTATCCGGGATGCGCAATCAGCGTAAGATTCTCCGCCCTGATGAGACTTGCCGACTATCCGTGTCTGCTGACAAGCGAGCCTGTTACTGCAACAATGATGACCAACATAATAGCACTGCACAAGGAAACACCAGCTTCACCGGCAAGAGTCTGCAAGGATTGCGCAACCGCAGCACTTGTTGATTTCAGGCATGCATATTGCCAGTGGAGAGAGGCAGTTTAA
- a CDS encoding DUF2180 family protein, producing MKCYICKEQGRDTDAVAICIVCGMGVCTEHLVRQEIDVWRGDYPFPAKKLKKTIPRILCVICHEAYQG from the coding sequence ATGAAGTGTTACATCTGCAAGGAGCAGGGAAGAGACACCGATGCTGTTGCCATCTGTATCGTCTGCGGAATGGGAGTTTGTACGGAGCATCTTGTGAGACAGGAAATTGATGTCTGGAGGGGAGATTATCCGTTTCCTGCAAAGAAGCTCAAAAAAACTATACCGAGAATTCTCTGCGTGATCTGTCACGAGGCGTACCAGGGGTGA
- a CDS encoding MIP/aquaporin family protein, with amino-acid sequence MSLAKRFTAEIVGTFILVFFGPGAAVITLMIAKGASKPNSFNIGIGALGGLGDWLAIGMAFALAIAAVIYTLGRISGAHINPAVTIALWSIGKFPSRDVVPYIVAQMIGAALGSLLFLACVGPAAATVGGLGATAPFPGIGYGQAILAEAIGTFLLMLVIMGVAVDERAPPGFAGLVIGLTVGGIIVTIGNITGSSLNPARTFGPYLGDSLMGINLWQYYPIYVIGPILGAVFAAWLYRALSEE; translated from the coding sequence ATGAGCCTGGCTAAGCGATTTACCGCTGAGATCGTTGGGACGTTTATTCTGGTCTTCTTCGGCCCCGGTGCAGCAGTGATCACCCTTATGATTGCAAAGGGCGCATCAAAACCAAATTCGTTTAACATAGGTATAGGAGCGCTCGGTGGACTTGGCGACTGGCTTGCAATTGGAATGGCCTTTGCACTTGCCATTGCTGCCGTGATATACACCCTCGGCAGGATAAGCGGTGCGCACATAAACCCCGCAGTCACCATAGCACTCTGGAGCATAGGCAAGTTTCCATCAAGAGATGTGGTACCCTACATCGTAGCTCAGATGATAGGCGCAGCTCTGGGAAGTCTGCTGTTCCTCGCATGCGTTGGACCCGCAGCAGCGACGGTTGGGGGTTTGGGCGCAACTGCTCCATTTCCGGGTATCGGCTACGGGCAGGCAATACTGGCCGAGGCTATAGGTACATTTCTGCTCATGCTGGTAATAATGGGTGTTGCTGTTGACGAACGCGCCCCGCCGGGATTTGCAGGACTGGTTATCGGTCTCACAGTTGGAGGGATAATCGTCACGATAGGCAACATAACGGGCTCATCACTCAATCCTGCAAGAACTTTCGGACCGTATCTGGGAGACTCTCTTATGGGTATAAATCTCTGGCAGTACTACCCGATTTACGTCATAGGACCGATACTCGGAGCAGTATTCGCTGCGTGGCTGTACAGAGCTCTGTCTGAAGAATAA
- a CDS encoding cofactor-independent phosphoglycerate mutase, whose translation MKYLILIPDGMADWSIEEFGNKTPIEIADTENMDFIAREGACGVANTVPRGFEPGSDVANLTILGVDVRKHYTGRGPIEALARGVGGEIIFRCNLVRVDGRIMADYSGNRISDEEAKKVIDVLNAEKPYDFVEFHAGKSYRNLLILNRRFEDDVTTYPPHDIQGRRIDHYLPSDGELAGLLRELIEWSAVVMPEVTEKANMIWPWGGGRMPSLPQFSQKYGLKGAMISEVDLLAGIAKGMGMDVIEVEGITGYIDTNYRGLVRSCLKSLKDHDLVVLHTEGIDEVSHEGDAERKVEGIELYDENIVGKILDRVDLDEMRILLLPDHPTPIKVRTHVAEPVPFAIYGSKKDDVRVYSERSCLKGKFGRVDGLWLMTLMMKK comes from the coding sequence ATGAAATACCTGATTCTGATCCCGGATGGGATGGCCGACTGGAGTATTGAGGAATTCGGGAATAAAACACCGATTGAAATTGCAGATACGGAAAACATGGATTTTATAGCCAGAGAAGGTGCCTGCGGAGTTGCAAATACCGTCCCCAGAGGTTTCGAACCTGGAAGCGATGTTGCGAACCTTACGATTCTTGGCGTCGATGTCAGGAAACACTACACAGGAAGAGGACCGATAGAGGCTCTGGCGAGGGGGGTTGGCGGGGAGATCATTTTTCGCTGCAACCTGGTCAGAGTTGACGGCAGAATAATGGCTGATTACTCGGGCAACAGGATCAGCGATGAAGAGGCGAAGAAAGTCATAGATGTACTGAATGCAGAGAAGCCATATGATTTCGTAGAGTTCCATGCAGGTAAAAGCTACAGAAATCTCCTTATTTTGAACAGACGGTTTGAGGACGATGTCACCACATACCCGCCCCATGACATACAGGGGAGAAGAATTGATCACTATCTCCCATCCGACGGAGAGCTAGCCGGTTTGCTCAGAGAGCTGATTGAATGGTCAGCAGTGGTGATGCCTGAAGTTACGGAGAAGGCAAACATGATATGGCCATGGGGCGGGGGGAGAATGCCCTCATTACCCCAATTCAGTCAAAAGTACGGGCTGAAGGGGGCGATGATCAGTGAGGTGGATCTTCTTGCAGGAATCGCAAAAGGCATGGGGATGGATGTAATTGAGGTTGAGGGGATTACGGGATATATAGATACGAACTACAGGGGGCTTGTGAGGAGCTGTTTGAAATCCCTTAAAGACCACGATCTGGTCGTTCTTCACACAGAGGGGATTGATGAAGTCAGCCATGAAGGAGATGCAGAAAGGAAGGTGGAGGGTATTGAGCTTTATGATGAGAACATAGTGGGAAAGATTCTCGACAGGGTTGATCTGGACGAAATGAGGATACTGCTCCTTCCCGACCACCCCACACCGATAAAGGTACGGACTCATGTTGCAGAACCCGTTCCTTTCGCCATTTACGGGTCAAAAAAAGATGACGTTAGAGTTTACAGCGAAAGAAGCTGTCTAAAAGGAAAATTCGGAAGAGTTGACGGACTCTGGCTGATGACACTAATGATGAAAAAATAA